One genomic segment of Burkholderia multivorans ATCC BAA-247 includes these proteins:
- a CDS encoding amidohydrolase family protein, translating into MQIVHAPHLPVRPEWLALRDEPVLEPALAIVDAHHHLWDRQTGRYLADEFGADVRSGHRIVSTVYVQCRSMLRESGPDAFKPVGEVQFASGIAAMFDSGAYGPTRCCDAIVGGADLSLGAELGAVLDTMLEVSGGRLRGIRNPLAWHASPDVRSSPVTPPRDRMSDPAFRQGVRTLARYRLSLDAWVYHTQLDELYELARACEDVVVVIDHFGGPLGVGPHAGRHAEVHAQWKRQLARLATLPNTRMKLGGAGMTVFGFDFAARDLPPSSQELASAWQPYFDTCVECFGVDRCMFESNFPVDKGMFSYRVLWNAFKRLASAMSADEKAALFSRTAASTYRIAIPGDNR; encoded by the coding sequence ATGCAGATTGTTCACGCGCCCCATCTTCCCGTCAGGCCCGAGTGGCTCGCATTGCGCGACGAGCCGGTGCTCGAACCCGCGCTTGCCATCGTCGACGCCCATCATCACCTGTGGGACCGCCAGACCGGACGCTATCTCGCTGACGAGTTCGGCGCCGACGTGCGCAGCGGGCACCGGATCGTGTCGACGGTCTACGTGCAGTGCCGCTCGATGTTGCGTGAAAGCGGGCCGGATGCGTTCAAGCCGGTTGGCGAAGTGCAGTTCGCGAGCGGCATCGCCGCGATGTTCGACAGCGGCGCATACGGCCCGACGCGATGCTGCGACGCCATCGTCGGCGGCGCCGATCTGTCGCTCGGCGCGGAACTCGGGGCGGTGCTCGACACGATGCTGGAGGTGTCCGGCGGGCGGCTGCGCGGGATCCGCAATCCGCTCGCCTGGCATGCGAGCCCGGACGTGCGATCGAGCCCGGTGACGCCGCCGCGCGACCGGATGTCGGATCCGGCTTTCCGGCAAGGCGTGAGGACGCTTGCTCGCTACCGCTTGTCGCTGGACGCGTGGGTCTATCACACGCAGCTCGACGAACTGTACGAACTCGCGCGTGCATGCGAGGACGTCGTCGTCGTCATCGACCATTTCGGCGGGCCGCTCGGCGTGGGCCCGCACGCCGGGCGGCACGCGGAAGTTCATGCGCAGTGGAAACGGCAACTCGCGCGTCTGGCCACGCTGCCGAACACGCGCATGAAGCTCGGCGGCGCGGGCATGACCGTGTTCGGTTTCGACTTCGCCGCGCGCGATCTGCCGCCGTCGTCGCAGGAACTCGCGTCGGCGTGGCAGCCGTATTTCGACACCTGCGTCGAATGCTTCGGCGTCGACCGCTGCATGTTCGAAAGCAACTTCCCCGTCGACAAGGGAATGTTCAGCTATCGCGTGCTGTGGAACGCCTTCAAACGACTCGCGTCCGCGATGTCGGCCGACGAAAAGGCCGCGCTGTTCAGCCGGACGGCCGCATCGACGTATCGCATCGCGATTCCCGGAGACAACCGATGA
- a CDS encoding IclR family transcriptional regulator, with amino-acid sequence MGNDGVVAVEKALSLLDCFKPGAESQSLAMLSQASGMHKTTVYRLMNSLERMGYVVRAQSGNYSLGHRVLYLGKLYEQSFHLSTVVEPALHALAALTKESASYYVHDNGQRLCLFRVEPSEGLRETRLAGTALPLDDTAISHVIRFWGLGEPIYDKPPALPLFTAGARDVHTAAFAVPIFGAGDKFMAALTLSGPASRLSVAHESGELDRPQLEAAADLSRKLGASAAFCENIYGKR; translated from the coding sequence ATGGGAAATGACGGGGTGGTGGCTGTGGAAAAGGCGCTTTCGCTGCTGGACTGCTTCAAGCCCGGCGCCGAATCGCAGTCGCTCGCGATGCTGTCGCAGGCGTCCGGCATGCACAAGACGACGGTCTATCGCTTGATGAATTCGCTGGAGCGAATGGGCTATGTCGTGCGCGCGCAATCCGGCAACTATTCGCTCGGACATCGCGTGCTGTACCTTGGGAAGCTGTACGAGCAGTCCTTCCATCTGTCCACGGTCGTTGAACCGGCGCTGCATGCGCTGGCCGCGCTGACGAAAGAAAGCGCATCGTACTACGTGCACGACAACGGGCAGCGGCTTTGCCTGTTTCGCGTCGAGCCGTCCGAAGGACTGCGTGAAACGCGGCTCGCGGGGACGGCGCTGCCGCTCGACGATACGGCGATCAGCCACGTGATTCGCTTCTGGGGACTCGGCGAACCGATCTACGACAAGCCGCCTGCACTGCCCCTCTTTACCGCGGGCGCGCGCGATGTGCACACGGCAGCGTTCGCGGTGCCGATCTTCGGCGCCGGCGACAAGTTCATGGCGGCGCTGACGCTTTCCGGTCCTGCATCTCGGCTCAGCGTCGCGCACGAGTCGGGCGAACTGGATCGACCGCAACTGGAGGCGGCCGCCGATCTGTCACGGAAGCTGGGCGCGAGTGCCGCGTTCTGCGAGAACATCTACGGAAAGCGTTGA
- a CDS encoding YoaK family protein, with translation MPIDYLRAFTIPERSDAANRRLGRSLAFVAGAANAGGFFAVGQYTSHMSGIVSSMADNLALGDIGVVVAGFSSLLSFLVGAATSAILINWGRRRHLSSQYAMPLILEATLLLLFSLLGSGLETHQVLFVPATVCLLCYVMGLQNAMITKISKAEIRTTHVTGLVTDIGIELGKLLYWNLGTTHRDLVRADRQKLLLLGSLLLSFLVGGLAGAVGFRHVGFMSSVPLAIVLVTLAVVPIFDDMLARRRWPKR, from the coding sequence GTGCCCATCGATTATCTCCGCGCATTCACTATCCCCGAACGCAGCGACGCCGCGAATCGCCGTCTCGGCCGATCGCTGGCGTTCGTCGCGGGCGCGGCCAACGCCGGTGGATTCTTCGCTGTCGGGCAGTACACGTCCCACATGTCCGGCATCGTGTCGTCGATGGCCGACAACCTCGCGCTTGGCGACATCGGCGTCGTCGTGGCCGGCTTCAGTTCGTTGCTGTCGTTCCTCGTCGGGGCCGCCACGTCGGCGATCCTGATCAACTGGGGCCGCCGCCGGCATCTGAGCAGCCAGTACGCAATGCCGTTGATTCTCGAGGCGACGCTGCTTCTGCTCTTCAGCCTTCTAGGATCGGGGCTCGAGACGCACCAGGTGCTGTTCGTACCGGCAACCGTCTGCCTGCTTTGTTACGTGATGGGCCTGCAAAACGCGATGATCACGAAAATCTCGAAGGCGGAGATACGTACGACGCATGTCACCGGCCTGGTAACGGATATCGGAATCGAACTCGGCAAGCTCCTTTATTGGAACCTTGGAACAACGCACCGGGATCTCGTCCGCGCAGACCGGCAGAAACTCCTTCTGCTTGGATCGCTGCTGCTGTCGTTCCTCGTCGGCGGGCTCGCAGGCGCGGTCGGCTTCCGCCACGTCGGCTTCATGTCCAGCGTTCCGCTGGCCATTGTCCTCGTCACCCTCGCTGTCGTTCCGATCTTCGACGATATGCTGGCCCGACGCCGTTGGCCGAAACGGTAG
- a CDS encoding SMP-30/gluconolactonase/LRE family protein, translating to MFYLTSPDVREAEVFTRMPEKFRKPDVRTEWARANRGGMVTDSFLEGPVWDPDGYLFVTDIPHGRIFRISPSGDWDLVVEYDGEPNGMKRFDASHLIVTDYRNGLMLVDIERGEVHPYLERRNTERFKGVNDLTFDSAGNLYFTDQGQTGLHDPTGRVYRLSPDGKLDMLLGTCPSPNGLVLSRDENVLFVAMTRGNAVWRMPLQADGSVTKVSQFFTSYGPSGPDGLTVDLEGRLFVANPGLGRVWVLNHCAEPVEILTGPKGASLTSVCFGGPDMKTLFITESTSGSILKADMSIAGPLPKQAAKKD from the coding sequence ATGTTTTATCTGACGAGTCCCGACGTGCGCGAAGCTGAAGTATTCACGCGCATGCCGGAGAAGTTTCGCAAGCCGGACGTCCGCACCGAATGGGCGCGCGCGAACCGCGGCGGCATGGTCACGGATTCCTTTCTCGAAGGACCGGTCTGGGATCCGGACGGCTATCTGTTCGTCACCGACATTCCGCACGGGCGCATCTTCCGCATTTCGCCGTCGGGCGACTGGGATCTCGTCGTCGAATACGACGGCGAGCCCAACGGGATGAAGCGCTTCGACGCATCGCATCTGATCGTCACCGACTACCGGAACGGCCTGATGCTGGTCGATATCGAGCGCGGTGAAGTGCATCCGTACCTCGAGCGCCGCAACACCGAGCGCTTCAAGGGCGTGAACGACCTGACGTTCGACTCGGCCGGCAACCTCTATTTCACCGACCAGGGGCAGACGGGCCTGCACGATCCGACGGGACGCGTGTATCGGCTGTCGCCCGACGGCAAGCTCGACATGCTGCTCGGCACCTGCCCGAGCCCGAACGGGCTCGTCCTGTCGCGCGACGAGAACGTGCTGTTCGTCGCGATGACGCGCGGCAATGCCGTGTGGCGCATGCCGCTGCAGGCCGACGGCTCGGTCACCAAGGTCAGCCAGTTCTTCACGTCCTATGGACCGAGCGGCCCCGACGGCCTCACCGTCGATCTCGAAGGCCGCCTGTTCGTCGCGAACCCGGGGCTCGGCCGCGTATGGGTACTCAACCATTGCGCGGAGCCCGTCGAGATCCTGACCGGACCGAAAGGGGCGTCGCTCACGAGCGTGTGCTTCGGCGGGCCGGACATGAAGACGCTTTTCATCACCGAATCGACGTCCGGTTCCATCCTGAAGGCGGACATGAGCATTGCCGGCCCGCTGCCGAAACAGGCAGCGAAGAAGGACTGA
- a CDS encoding response regulator, with product MKILIVDDHPVLRDGVEALLRRNDAALAVVQAASADDAMQMLDQHADIDAIVLDLKMRGTSGVDAIAALARARPALQIIVLSSSEDPRDVRAAFAHGALGYVPKSASAHTLLSAIVMVLNGERYVPPLLLDDGAAYAIEPTRHAAGAPLTPRQIEVLRYLAEGVPNKVIADRLGLSEKTVKAHITAIFRTLHVLNRTQAAAAGRKAGLI from the coding sequence ATGAAAATTCTGATCGTCGACGATCATCCGGTGCTGCGCGACGGCGTCGAGGCGCTGCTGCGTCGCAACGATGCGGCGCTCGCGGTCGTCCAGGCCGCGAGCGCCGACGACGCGATGCAGATGCTCGACCAGCACGCGGACATCGACGCGATCGTGCTCGACCTCAAGATGCGCGGCACGAGCGGCGTCGACGCGATTGCCGCGCTCGCGCGTGCGCGCCCGGCGCTGCAGATCATCGTGCTGTCATCGTCCGAGGATCCGCGCGACGTGCGCGCGGCGTTCGCGCACGGCGCGCTCGGCTACGTGCCGAAGTCGGCGAGCGCGCATACGCTGCTGTCCGCCATCGTGATGGTGCTGAACGGCGAGCGCTACGTGCCGCCGCTGCTGCTCGACGACGGCGCGGCCTACGCGATCGAACCGACACGCCACGCCGCCGGCGCGCCGCTGACGCCGCGTCAGATCGAGGTGCTTCGCTATCTCGCGGAAGGCGTGCCGAACAAGGTGATCGCGGATCGGCTCGGCTTGTCGGAAAAAACCGTGAAGGCGCATATCACCGCGATCTTCCGGACGCTGCACGTGCTGAACCGCACGCAGGCGGCCGCTGCCGGCAGGAAGGCCGGGCTGATCTGA
- a CDS encoding MFS transporter, whose translation MTISHALRAGDDAPRADARSAQHLADDDYAASERTLAKAFRRILPFIFVCYVISYLDRTNVGFAALTMNKDLGLTAEQFGVGAGLFFIGYFLFEIPSNLIMQKVGARVWIARIMITWGLFSMATAFVVGPRSFAAARFLLGLAEAGFTPGIYLYFTHWFPGKWRAKVTAAFLVGIPVANMIGSPISGALLELGGLHGLRSWQWLLLIEGVPAVMLGIACLFVLADRPEKAAWLSDEEKASLAKRLALEQRDIGAKHGSKLRDAMTNWRVFVLAFINFCGIVGSLGVGLWMPQIIKQFGVDHTVVGWLTAIPYAIGAVVMLWWARIANRAASRVPYVAGALAVAAVALCASAFIHAPVFKLFALCVTVSGILAFQATYWAIPSGFLTGRAAAGGLALIVSVGNLGGFVGPSMIGALKQFSGGFTVPLFAVSGVLLLGALTIAWLGDPGSGAGEAPAARKT comes from the coding sequence ATGACGATTTCGCATGCGCTGCGTGCCGGCGACGACGCACCGCGCGCCGACGCGCGATCCGCGCAGCACCTGGCCGACGACGATTACGCGGCCAGCGAGCGCACGCTCGCGAAGGCGTTCCGGCGCATTCTGCCGTTCATCTTCGTCTGCTACGTGATCAGTTATCTCGACAGAACCAACGTCGGTTTTGCCGCGCTGACGATGAACAAGGATCTCGGTCTGACGGCCGAGCAGTTCGGTGTCGGTGCCGGCCTGTTCTTCATCGGCTATTTCCTGTTCGAGATTCCGAGCAACCTGATCATGCAGAAGGTCGGCGCACGCGTGTGGATCGCGAGAATCATGATCACGTGGGGCCTGTTCTCGATGGCGACGGCGTTCGTCGTCGGACCGAGGAGCTTTGCGGCTGCGCGCTTTCTGCTCGGGCTCGCCGAGGCGGGCTTCACGCCGGGCATCTATCTGTATTTCACGCACTGGTTCCCCGGCAAGTGGCGCGCGAAGGTGACAGCCGCATTCCTCGTCGGCATTCCCGTCGCGAACATGATCGGCTCGCCGATTTCCGGCGCGCTGCTCGAACTCGGCGGCCTGCACGGACTGCGCAGCTGGCAGTGGCTGCTGCTGATCGAAGGTGTGCCTGCGGTGATGCTCGGCATCGCGTGCCTGTTCGTGCTGGCCGACCGTCCCGAGAAAGCTGCGTGGCTCAGCGACGAAGAGAAGGCATCGCTCGCGAAGCGCCTCGCTCTCGAGCAGCGTGACATCGGCGCGAAGCACGGCAGCAAACTGCGCGACGCGATGACGAACTGGCGCGTGTTCGTACTCGCGTTCATCAACTTCTGCGGGATCGTCGGCTCGCTCGGCGTCGGCCTGTGGATGCCGCAGATCATCAAGCAGTTCGGCGTCGATCACACGGTGGTCGGCTGGCTGACGGCCATTCCGTATGCAATCGGTGCCGTCGTGATGCTCTGGTGGGCGCGCATCGCCAATCGCGCGGCCAGTCGCGTTCCGTATGTCGCCGGCGCGCTGGCCGTCGCTGCCGTGGCGTTGTGCGCTAGCGCGTTCATTCATGCACCGGTGTTCAAGCTGTTCGCACTGTGCGTCACGGTGAGCGGGATCCTCGCGTTCCAGGCGACGTACTGGGCAATCCCGTCGGGATTCCTCACCGGCCGTGCCGCCGCGGGCGGGCTTGCGCTGATCGTGTCGGTCGGCAACCTCGGCGGCTTCGTCGGGCCGTCGATGATCGGCGCGCTCAAGCAATTCTCCGGCGGCTTCACCGTGCCGCTCTTCGCCGTGTCGGGTGTGCTGTTGCTCGGCGCACTGACGATTGCATGGCTCGGCGATCCGGGCTCGGGTGCCGGCGAAGCGCCCGCAGCCCGCAAGACGTGA
- a CDS encoding porin has protein sequence MLSNQASQNARPSSRFVLGAVTVASATLWCGAAHAQSSVTLYGIVDVGIEHINNTSTGGAQTREASGNLSGSRWGLKGVEDLGGGMKAIFQLEDGFNVNDGTTAQSTKGLGPNAATTSRLFGRQAWVGLSYRGQQLTFGRQNSLFYEQAVAFDPMGASSRYSVLSLDYAAAARIDNSAKYTGVFGPLTAQAMYSTRYDTGYGPEVPGAQLTGRFFSGALTFAQGPFAASLSYEQRNSNTVATNTGTERRATAAASYAIGPVRGFVGYRYLRASNAFLPANPIRVANGAEASAANLYWAGAQYTVSPAFVVTATAYYQDVHSTSADPWLAVLCADYLLSKRTDIYATAGFARNKGGSALGVNGYGTVAPDRNQTGVVIGMRQKF, from the coding sequence ATGTTGTCGAATCAGGCCAGCCAGAATGCCCGCCCGTCATCCCGCTTCGTGCTGGGCGCCGTCACCGTCGCGAGCGCGACCTTGTGGTGCGGCGCCGCGCATGCGCAAAGCAGCGTCACGCTGTACGGTATCGTCGACGTCGGGATCGAGCACATCAACAATACGAGTACGGGCGGCGCGCAGACGCGCGAAGCGTCGGGCAATCTGTCAGGCTCGCGCTGGGGATTGAAGGGCGTCGAAGATCTCGGCGGCGGCATGAAGGCGATTTTCCAGTTGGAAGACGGCTTCAACGTCAATGACGGCACGACCGCGCAGTCGACGAAAGGCCTCGGTCCGAACGCCGCCACGACGTCGCGGCTGTTCGGCCGGCAGGCATGGGTCGGACTGTCGTACCGAGGTCAGCAGCTGACGTTCGGCCGCCAGAACTCGCTCTTCTACGAGCAGGCCGTGGCGTTCGATCCGATGGGCGCGTCGTCGCGATACTCCGTGCTGTCGCTCGACTACGCAGCGGCCGCGCGTATCGATAACTCGGCGAAGTACACGGGCGTGTTCGGGCCGTTGACCGCGCAGGCGATGTACAGCACGCGCTACGACACCGGGTACGGCCCGGAGGTGCCGGGTGCACAGCTCACCGGCCGCTTCTTCAGCGGCGCATTGACTTTCGCACAAGGACCGTTCGCCGCCAGCCTGTCGTACGAGCAGCGCAACAGCAATACCGTTGCGACGAACACGGGCACCGAGCGTCGCGCAACGGCCGCCGCGTCGTACGCGATCGGCCCGGTGAGGGGCTTCGTCGGCTATCGCTATCTGCGTGCATCGAACGCGTTCCTGCCGGCGAACCCGATTCGCGTCGCGAACGGTGCCGAGGCCAGTGCGGCGAACCTGTACTGGGCCGGTGCGCAATACACGGTGTCGCCGGCGTTCGTCGTCACGGCAACGGCCTATTACCAGGACGTGCATTCGACGAGCGCCGATCCGTGGCTCGCCGTGCTCTGTGCCGACTATCTGCTGTCGAAGCGCACCGATATCTACGCGACGGCCGGTTTCGCGCGCAACAAGGGCGGCTCCGCGCTGGGCGTGAACGGCTACGGCACGGTCGCGCCCGATCGCAACCAGACGGGCGTGGTGATCGGCATGCGCCAGAAGTTCTGA
- a CDS encoding NAD(P)-dependent oxidoreductase, whose protein sequence is MQTASHKPVVLVTAADLAPQALEMLAPFDVVFAGKQPTESDIVALCTQHKPVAIIVRYGKINARIMDAAENLQVISKHGSGIDVIDQDAAAARGIAVRAAVGANAAAVAEHAWALMLACAKSVPQLDSRMRAGHWDKATHKSVELDGRTLGLVGLGAIGRRVAAIGAAFGMKVLAFDPFAKEAPAGVKLVPLDTLYAESDVVSLHCPLTADNRRMLNRDALARFKRGAILVNTARGGLIDEAALADALASGHLRAAGLDSFDVEPMTSPHPFQQIPNVILSPHVGGVSDAAYVNMGKGAAANVLAVLNERAHSAA, encoded by the coding sequence ATGCAGACCGCTTCGCATAAGCCCGTGGTCCTCGTGACCGCCGCCGACCTTGCGCCGCAAGCGCTCGAGATGCTTGCGCCGTTCGACGTCGTGTTCGCCGGCAAGCAACCGACCGAAAGCGACATCGTGGCGCTGTGCACCCAGCACAAGCCGGTCGCGATCATCGTCCGGTACGGCAAGATCAACGCGCGCATCATGGACGCCGCCGAAAACCTGCAGGTGATTTCGAAGCACGGCAGCGGCATCGACGTGATCGATCAGGACGCTGCCGCCGCACGCGGCATCGCGGTGCGCGCCGCGGTCGGCGCGAATGCGGCCGCCGTCGCCGAGCACGCGTGGGCGCTGATGCTCGCGTGCGCGAAGTCGGTTCCGCAGCTCGACAGCCGCATGCGCGCAGGCCATTGGGACAAGGCGACGCACAAGTCCGTCGAGCTCGACGGACGCACGCTCGGCCTCGTCGGACTTGGCGCGATCGGCCGCCGCGTCGCCGCAATCGGCGCGGCGTTCGGCATGAAGGTTCTCGCATTCGATCCGTTCGCGAAGGAGGCGCCCGCCGGTGTGAAGCTCGTGCCGCTCGACACGCTGTACGCGGAGTCGGACGTCGTGTCGCTGCATTGTCCGCTGACGGCCGACAACCGCCGGATGCTCAACCGCGACGCGCTCGCGCGTTTCAAGCGTGGCGCGATTCTCGTCAATACCGCCCGTGGCGGCTTGATCGACGAAGCCGCGCTTGCCGACGCGCTCGCGAGCGGCCACTTGCGCGCGGCCGGGCTCGACAGCTTCGACGTCGAGCCGATGACGTCGCCGCACCCGTTCCAGCAGATCCCGAACGTGATTCTGTCTCCGCATGTCGGCGGCGTGAGCGACGCCGCGTACGTGAACATGGGGAAGGGCGCGGCCGCCAACGTGCTCGCGGTGCTGAACGAACGCGCGCACAGCGCGGCTTGA
- a CDS encoding diguanylate cyclase: MSKPFVSSSPINRDIERVPPELVQAAARYQAAILADVAGRRGTVHGRVRPLSPKMKVAGPAITVEVRVGDNLAIHAALAVAKPGDVVVVDGKGDISCALLGEIMATQAKATGIAGIVIDGAVRDAHELANGDYPIFAAGLNPCGPTKSVAGRVNAPISLGGTPVNPGDLVVGDADGVVVIARADVARIVDLAQKKLDVETARIAAIHKGDVRPGWIEKELRAAGMLAEGEAL, from the coding sequence ATGAGCAAGCCATTCGTCAGCAGTTCTCCGATCAATCGCGACATCGAACGCGTCCCGCCCGAACTCGTTCAGGCTGCCGCGCGCTATCAAGCTGCGATCCTGGCCGACGTCGCGGGCCGACGCGGCACGGTGCATGGTCGCGTGCGGCCGTTGTCGCCGAAGATGAAGGTCGCTGGCCCCGCGATCACGGTGGAAGTCCGTGTGGGCGACAACCTGGCGATCCATGCGGCGCTCGCCGTCGCGAAGCCGGGCGACGTCGTCGTGGTCGACGGCAAGGGCGACATCTCGTGCGCGCTGCTCGGCGAAATCATGGCGACGCAGGCGAAGGCGACCGGCATCGCCGGCATCGTCATCGACGGCGCGGTGCGCGACGCACACGAACTGGCCAATGGCGACTATCCGATCTTCGCGGCCGGCCTCAATCCGTGCGGGCCGACCAAAAGCGTCGCAGGACGCGTGAATGCGCCGATCTCGCTGGGCGGCACGCCCGTCAATCCGGGCGACCTGGTGGTCGGCGATGCCGACGGCGTCGTCGTGATTGCGCGCGCCGACGTCGCGCGCATCGTCGATCTCGCGCAGAAAAAGCTCGACGTCGAAACCGCGCGTATCGCGGCGATCCACAAGGGCGACGTTCGTCCCGGATGGATCGAGAAAGAGCTGCGCGCAGCCGGCATGCTGGCCGAAGGCGAGGCACTGTGA
- a CDS encoding hybrid sensor histidine kinase/response regulator, giving the protein MRPHRLFSIDSTDVAHDAATASVVATALLAVALASALHRLGSLDATVGTVWASYVAGSAAGLAIIAHRDRRSAMRAGDRTVSIAWSVAFGAAAGIGWGSAGLHAAAVADAHAQVAVAMATLAVVTAAAPHFSPSTPALLAFVLPATVPGVVAAALSTHAAQRALAPTLLAIAALAGIVALLAHRAIARHGRLRSDAERRAAELQRDRDAAVQRAVELRRQKLRAEAANLAKSRLLAAASHDLRQPSHALGVLVGALRGVPMPADGQRLLQQIELSTRALDTLFGALLDVSRLDAGVVDVHRRPFAIDTVLGRVCNEYLLDAAAKGLRLSRVPCRAIVDSDPVLIERVVRNLVGNAVRYTDAGRIVVGCRYRGARIAIEIHDTGRGIPRDQLELVFREYYRVDGAASDHDGGFGLGLAIVRRLVALLGCRLSVWSEPGRGSCFVVSVPRARTAGGVGRHAARAAAFVVVVDDTRAVRDAIARRLVRWGYDTLSARSADEAIERLSRCTTRPSVFVSALHLQGTETGIDVIDRLRAEYNLAIPALLIGDASDTAPLADANGCLLLHRPIENGQLRAAIAQLVAAGAPVEAVDG; this is encoded by the coding sequence ATGCGCCCGCACCGCCTCTTTTCCATCGACTCGACCGACGTCGCGCACGACGCGGCCACGGCGAGTGTCGTCGCCACCGCGCTGCTGGCCGTCGCGCTCGCGAGCGCGCTGCATCGGCTCGGCAGTCTCGACGCGACCGTCGGCACCGTGTGGGCGTCTTACGTCGCGGGCAGCGCGGCCGGTCTCGCGATCATCGCGCACCGCGATCGGCGCTCGGCCATGCGCGCCGGCGATCGCACCGTTTCGATCGCGTGGAGCGTAGCGTTCGGCGCCGCGGCCGGCATCGGCTGGGGATCGGCCGGCCTTCACGCGGCCGCCGTCGCCGACGCGCACGCGCAGGTCGCCGTCGCGATGGCGACGCTCGCGGTCGTCACGGCCGCCGCACCGCACTTCAGCCCGTCGACTCCCGCGCTGCTCGCCTTCGTCCTGCCGGCGACCGTACCGGGCGTCGTCGCCGCCGCGCTATCTACACACGCCGCACAACGCGCGCTCGCGCCGACGCTGCTCGCGATCGCCGCGCTCGCCGGCATCGTCGCACTGCTCGCGCACCGCGCGATCGCGCGCCACGGCCGGCTGCGGTCGGACGCCGAACGGCGCGCCGCCGAGCTGCAGCGCGATCGCGACGCCGCGGTGCAGCGCGCGGTCGAGCTGCGTCGACAGAAGCTGCGCGCGGAAGCCGCGAATCTCGCGAAGTCGCGGCTGCTTGCCGCCGCGAGCCACGATCTTCGCCAGCCGTCGCACGCGCTCGGCGTGCTGGTCGGCGCGCTGCGCGGCGTACCGATGCCGGCCGACGGTCAACGGCTGCTGCAGCAGATCGAGCTGTCGACGCGCGCGCTCGACACGCTGTTCGGTGCACTGCTTGACGTGTCCCGTCTCGATGCCGGCGTCGTCGACGTGCATCGGCGACCGTTCGCGATCGACACCGTGCTCGGTCGCGTATGCAACGAATATCTGCTCGATGCGGCCGCAAAGGGCCTGCGTCTGTCGCGCGTGCCGTGCCGCGCGATCGTCGACTCCGATCCGGTGCTGATCGAGCGCGTCGTGCGCAATCTCGTCGGCAATGCGGTGCGCTATACCGACGCGGGGCGCATCGTCGTCGGCTGCCGCTACCGCGGCGCGCGCATCGCGATCGAGATCCACGATACGGGCCGCGGCATCCCGCGCGATCAGCTCGAACTCGTCTTTCGCGAGTATTACCGCGTCGACGGCGCCGCGTCGGACCACGACGGCGGATTCGGGCTCGGGCTCGCGATCGTGCGCCGCCTCGTCGCGCTGCTCGGATGCCGGTTGTCGGTGTGGTCGGAACCGGGGCGCGGATCGTGTTTCGTCGTGTCGGTGCCGCGCGCGCGGACCGCGGGCGGCGTGGGCCGGCACGCCGCGCGGGCCGCCGCGTTCGTGGTCGTCGTCGACGACACACGCGCCGTACGCGACGCGATCGCACGACGGCTCGTGCGATGGGGTTACGACACGCTGTCGGCACGCTCGGCCGACGAAGCGATCGAACGGCTGTCGCGGTGCACGACACGCCCGAGCGTGTTCGTCAGCGCGTTGCATCTGCAGGGTACGGAGACCGGCATCGACGTGATCGACCGTCTGCGCGCCGAATACAATCTCGCGATTCCGGCGCTGCTGATCGGCGACGCATCCGATACGGCGCCGCTCGCCGATGCAAACGGCTGCCTGCTGCTGCACCGCCCAATCGAGAACGGGCAGTTGCGCGCGGCCATCGCGCAACTCGTCGCGGCCGGTGCACCGGTCGAAGCGGTCGATGGCTGA